In Cotesia glomerata isolate CgM1 linkage group LG1, MPM_Cglom_v2.3, whole genome shotgun sequence, one genomic interval encodes:
- the LOC123273347 gene encoding tax1-binding protein 3 homolog, translating into MCAKMAFQHQAGTAMECLSIPITLQKETEIDAHGEEVMKCGFKIGGGIDQDYRKSPQGYTDNGIYVTEVHEGSPAARSGLRMHDKILQCNGYDFTMVTHKKAVGYIRKHPILNLLVARKGVTST; encoded by the exons ATGTGTGCAAAAATGGCATTCCAGCATCAAGCTGGCACAGCTATGGAATGTTTGAGT ATACCGATAACGCTTCAAAAAGAAACGGAAATTGATGCTCACGGTGAAGAAGTAATGAAATGTGGGTTTAAAATTGGAGGTGGAATAGACCAAGATTATCGGAAGAGTCCTCAAGGCTATACGGataat GGCATATATGTGACGGAAGTGCATGAAGGTTCGCCGGCAGCCAGGAGTGGTCTGAGGATGCATGATAAAATATTGCAGTGCAATGGGTATGACTTTACGATGGTGACTCATAAAAAAGCAGTCGGCTATATACGAAAGCATcctatattaaatttattagtggCACGAAAAGGCGTCACTAGTAcctaa
- the LOC123273163 gene encoding mitochondrial Rho GTPase isoform X2, protein MVQRPVAPRRNVRILLIGDQGVGKTSLILSLVSEEYAEDVPKKAEEITIPADVTPEQVPTHIVDYSATEQTDDQLKEEIQKAHVICVVYAVDDDDTLDRVANYWLPLIRKYSSSNRCPVVLVGNKIDLVDYSNIEAYHAIMKKFSEVESCIECSAKTLQNISEMFYYAQKAVLHPTTPLYNDSTQELTEECKVALQRIFKIYDFDNDGLLNDMELNAFQQSCFNTPLQPQVLEDVKAVLSKNISDGTCNGCVTMKGFMYLQCLFIQRGRNETTWAALRKFGYDNELQMSKEYIHPPLKVPQGCTTELSHKGQEFLTILFMQHDRDRDGALSPSEMESLFSRCVTPPWEDEYKYTVATNKKGWITYQGYMCQWALITLTNVRKTLEYMAYLGYNIFNDECQTSAVTVTREKKLDLAKKQSSRNVYTCHVIGPKSSGKTTLCRSFVDPKLEKLNNDNVPSNANVTANTVHVYGQEKTIILRDINIMNVQDALTPAQIQCDAAALVYDASNPKSFEYIARIYIKYFADSKIPVLIIANKSDLSEIKQEYLLQPASFCNKYKLMPPQPYSVTRTVRPEIFVKLATMAAFPTFRRMVHMLLDNPSPSQWWSSFTRHMKQFGLMQGDSVVWWKAGLGLAAATVAGFIMMKVFNSEKR, encoded by the exons ATGGTACAACGACCGGTTGCACCGAGACGTAATGTCAGGATACTCCTGATCGGCGATCAAGGAGTCGGCAAGACCTCCCTGATTCTGTCATTGGTCAGCGAGGAGTATGCTGAGGATGTTCCTAAGAAGGCTGAAGAAATTACAATACCTGCTGATGTTACGCCTGAGCAGGTTCCCACACACATTGTTGATTATTCTG ctaCGGAGCAGACGGATGATCAGCTGAAAGAAGAAATTCAAAAAGCCCATGTAATTTGTGTAGTTTATGCTGTTGATGACGATGACACACTTGACAGGGTTGCTAATTACTGGTTACCGCTTATCAGAAAGTACTCCTCCAGCAATAGATGTCCTGTCGTGCTGGTTGGAAATAAAATAGATCTTGTCGACTACTCAAATATTGAAGCGTACCACGCGATCATGAAGAAGTTTTCGGAGGTTGAAAGTTGCATTGAGTGTTCTGCTAAAAcgttacaaaatatttctgAAATGTTTTATTATGCACAAAAAGCTGTACTTCATCCTACAACCCCACTTTACAATGACAGTACACAagaa ctTACTGAAGAATGTAAGGTCGCTTTACaaagaatatttaaa ATATATGACTTTGACAATGACGGTTTATTAAATGACATGGAGCTAAATGCTTTTCAACAATCGTGTTTTAATACACCACTGCAGCCACAAGTACTTGAAGATGTCAAGGCAGttctttcaaaaaatatcaGCGATGGTACTTGCAACGGCTGTGTTACTATGAAAGGTTTTATGTATTTGCAGTGTTTATTTATACAACGTGGGAGAAATGAAACAACATGGGCTGCTTTGAGAAAATTCGGCTATGACAATGAATTACAAATGTCTAAAGAGTATATTCACCCTCc CTTGAAAGTACCGCAAGGATGTACAACGGAGTTGTCTCACAAGGGAcaagaatttttaacaatattgtttATGCAGCATGATAGAGATCGTGACGGTGCTTTATCACCCTCTGAGATGGAATCATTGTTTTCACGTTGCGTAACTCCGCCATGGGAAGATGAGTATAAATATACAGTAGCGACTAATAAGAAG ggtTGGATAACTTATCAAGGGTACATGTGTCAATGGGCACTAATAACTCTAACCAATGTACGTAAAACACTCGAATACATGGCGTATCTCggttataatatatttaatgatgaaTGTCAAACGAGTGCAGTGACTGTTacaagagagaaaaaattagatCTCGCTAAAAAGCAGTCCAGTCGTAATGTTTACACTTGTCATGTAATTGGACCAAAGAGTAGTGGTAAAACGACACTGTGCAGGAGTTTTGTTGATCCTAAACTTGag aaattaaataatgataatgtaCCATCAAATGCAAATGTTACGGCAAATACAGTACACGTTTATGGCcaagaaaaaacaattattttacgagatataaatataatgaacGTTCAAGATGCCTTGACTCCCGCACAAATTCAATGTGATGCAGCAGCACTTGTATATGATGCAAGTAATCCTAAATCTTTTGAATACATTGCGCGAATTTACATt AAATATTTTGCTGATAGCAAAATACCTGTATTAATAATAGCGAATAAAAGTGATTTGTCAGAAATCAAACAAGAGTATTTACTGCAACCAGCAAGCTTTTGTAACAAGTACAAATTGATGCCACCGCAGCCGTACAGTGTTACGCGAACAGTTAGGCctgaaatatttgttaaattagcAACAATGGCAGCATTTcc CACTTTTCGACGTATGGTCCACATGTTGCTTGACAATCCTTCACCAAGTCAATGGTGGAGTTCTTTTACAAG ACACATGAAGCAGTTCGGATTGATGCAAGGCGACTCAGTAGTTTGGTGGAAAGCTGGATTAGGACTTGCAGCAGCTACCGTTGCTGGTTTTATTATGATGAAAGTCTTCAATTCAGAAAAAAGATAG
- the LOC123273163 gene encoding mitochondrial Rho GTPase isoform X4, giving the protein MVQRPVAPRRNVRILLIGDQGVGKTSLILSLVSEEYAEDVPKKAEEITIPADVTPEQVPTHIVDYSATEQTDDQLKEEIQKAHVICVVYAVDDDDTLDRVANYWLPLIRKYSSSNRCPVVLVGNKIDLVDYSNIEAYHAIMKKFSEVESCIECSAKTLQNISEMFYYAQKAVLHPTTPLYNDSTQELTEECKVALQRIFKIYDFDNDGLLNDMELNAFQQSCFNTPLQPQVLEDVKAVLSKNISDGTCNGCVTMKGFMYLQCLFIQRGRNETTWAALRKFGYDNELQMSKEYIHPPLKVPQGCTTELSHKGQEFLTILFMQHDRDRDGALSPSEMESLFSRCVTPPWEDEYKYTVATNKKGWITYQGYMCQWALITLTNVRKTLEYMAYLGYNIFNDECQTSAVTVTREKKLDLAKKQSSRNVYTCHVIGPKSSGKTTLCRSFVDPKLEKLNNDNVPSNANVTANTVHVYGQEKTIILRDINIMNVQDALTPAQIQCDAAALVYDASNPKSFEYIARIYIKYFADSKIPVLIIANKSDLSEIKQEYLLQPASFCNKYKLMPPQPYSVTRTVRPEIFVKLATMAAFPHMKQFGLMQGDSVVWWKAGLGLAAATVAGFIMMKVFNSEKR; this is encoded by the exons ATGGTACAACGACCGGTTGCACCGAGACGTAATGTCAGGATACTCCTGATCGGCGATCAAGGAGTCGGCAAGACCTCCCTGATTCTGTCATTGGTCAGCGAGGAGTATGCTGAGGATGTTCCTAAGAAGGCTGAAGAAATTACAATACCTGCTGATGTTACGCCTGAGCAGGTTCCCACACACATTGTTGATTATTCTG ctaCGGAGCAGACGGATGATCAGCTGAAAGAAGAAATTCAAAAAGCCCATGTAATTTGTGTAGTTTATGCTGTTGATGACGATGACACACTTGACAGGGTTGCTAATTACTGGTTACCGCTTATCAGAAAGTACTCCTCCAGCAATAGATGTCCTGTCGTGCTGGTTGGAAATAAAATAGATCTTGTCGACTACTCAAATATTGAAGCGTACCACGCGATCATGAAGAAGTTTTCGGAGGTTGAAAGTTGCATTGAGTGTTCTGCTAAAAcgttacaaaatatttctgAAATGTTTTATTATGCACAAAAAGCTGTACTTCATCCTACAACCCCACTTTACAATGACAGTACACAagaa ctTACTGAAGAATGTAAGGTCGCTTTACaaagaatatttaaa ATATATGACTTTGACAATGACGGTTTATTAAATGACATGGAGCTAAATGCTTTTCAACAATCGTGTTTTAATACACCACTGCAGCCACAAGTACTTGAAGATGTCAAGGCAGttctttcaaaaaatatcaGCGATGGTACTTGCAACGGCTGTGTTACTATGAAAGGTTTTATGTATTTGCAGTGTTTATTTATACAACGTGGGAGAAATGAAACAACATGGGCTGCTTTGAGAAAATTCGGCTATGACAATGAATTACAAATGTCTAAAGAGTATATTCACCCTCc CTTGAAAGTACCGCAAGGATGTACAACGGAGTTGTCTCACAAGGGAcaagaatttttaacaatattgtttATGCAGCATGATAGAGATCGTGACGGTGCTTTATCACCCTCTGAGATGGAATCATTGTTTTCACGTTGCGTAACTCCGCCATGGGAAGATGAGTATAAATATACAGTAGCGACTAATAAGAAG ggtTGGATAACTTATCAAGGGTACATGTGTCAATGGGCACTAATAACTCTAACCAATGTACGTAAAACACTCGAATACATGGCGTATCTCggttataatatatttaatgatgaaTGTCAAACGAGTGCAGTGACTGTTacaagagagaaaaaattagatCTCGCTAAAAAGCAGTCCAGTCGTAATGTTTACACTTGTCATGTAATTGGACCAAAGAGTAGTGGTAAAACGACACTGTGCAGGAGTTTTGTTGATCCTAAACTTGag aaattaaataatgataatgtaCCATCAAATGCAAATGTTACGGCAAATACAGTACACGTTTATGGCcaagaaaaaacaattattttacgagatataaatataatgaacGTTCAAGATGCCTTGACTCCCGCACAAATTCAATGTGATGCAGCAGCACTTGTATATGATGCAAGTAATCCTAAATCTTTTGAATACATTGCGCGAATTTACATt AAATATTTTGCTGATAGCAAAATACCTGTATTAATAATAGCGAATAAAAGTGATTTGTCAGAAATCAAACAAGAGTATTTACTGCAACCAGCAAGCTTTTGTAACAAGTACAAATTGATGCCACCGCAGCCGTACAGTGTTACGCGAACAGTTAGGCctgaaatatttgttaaattagcAACAATGGCAGCATTTcc ACACATGAAGCAGTTCGGATTGATGCAAGGCGACTCAGTAGTTTGGTGGAAAGCTGGATTAGGACTTGCAGCAGCTACCGTTGCTGGTTTTATTATGATGAAAGTCTTCAATTCAGAAAAAAGATAG
- the LOC123273330 gene encoding coiled-coil-helix-coiled-coil-helix domain-containing protein 10, mitochondrial → MPRRGRASGPPPRTVRPAARASPAPAPAARAAPPPSSVPAHAPPSAPSPMMAPSQGPSLMGQMAATAGGVAIGHTLGHAMTGLFSGNSSEAAAAAPAAVPAAAPQQSIASTPGGACAWEVKQFLECAQTQSDLTLCDGFNEALRQCKMANHI, encoded by the exons ATGCCACGACGAGGACGTGCATCTGGACCTCCACCAAGGAC agttcGACCAGCAGCTAGAGCTTCACCAGCTCCAGCTCCAGCAGCAAGAGCTGCACCACCACCATCTTCGGTGCCAGCACATGCCCCACCATCTGCACCATCTCCAATGATGGCCCCGTCTCAAGGGCCATCATTGATGGGACAAATGGCAGCTACTGCTGGAGGAGTCGCTATTGGACACACTCTTGGACACGCTATGACTGGATTATTCTCTGGAAACTCCAGCGAAGCTGCTGCTGCTGCACCAGCTGCTGTTCCCGCAGCAGCTCCTCAGCAGAGCATAGCATCCACTCCTGGTGGCGCATGTGCCTGGGAAGTTAAGCAATTCTTGGAGTGCGCTCAGACTCAATCAGACCTCACACTCTGTGACGGTTTCAACGAGGCTCTACGCCAGTGCAAGATGGCTAATC ACATCTAA
- the LOC123273163 gene encoding mitochondrial Rho GTPase isoform X3 yields the protein MVQRPVAPRRNVRILLIGDQGVGKTSLILSLVSEEYAEDVPKKAEEITIPADVTPEQVPTHIVDYSATEQTDDQLKEEIQKAHVICVVYAVDDDDTLDRVANYWLPLIRKYSSSNRCPVVLVGNKIDLVDYSNIEAYHAIMKKFSEVESCIECSAKTLQNISEMFYYAQKAVLHPTTPLYNDSTQELTEECKVALQRIFKIYDFDNDGLLNDMELNAFQQSCFNTPLQPQVLEDVKAVLSKNISDGTCNGCVTMKGFMYLQCLFIQRGRNETTWAALRKFGYDNELQMSKEYIHPPLKVPQGCTTELSHKGQEFLTILFMQHDRDRDGALSPSEMESLFSRCVTPPWEDEYKYTVATNKKGWITYQGYMCQWALITLTNVRKTLEYMAYLGYNIFNDECQTSAVTVTREKKLDLAKKQSSRNVYTCHVIGPKSSGKTTLCRSFVDPKLEKLNNDNVPSNANVTANTVHVYGQEKTIILRDINIMNVQDALTPAQIQCDAAALVYDASNPKSFEYIARIYIKYFADSKIPVLIIANKSDLSEIKQEYLLQPASFCNKYKLMPPQPYSVTRTVRPEIFVKLATMAAFPRFQAAWVLFYKHRHMKQFGLMQGDSVVWWKAGLGLAAATVAGFIMMKVFNSEKR from the exons ATGGTACAACGACCGGTTGCACCGAGACGTAATGTCAGGATACTCCTGATCGGCGATCAAGGAGTCGGCAAGACCTCCCTGATTCTGTCATTGGTCAGCGAGGAGTATGCTGAGGATGTTCCTAAGAAGGCTGAAGAAATTACAATACCTGCTGATGTTACGCCTGAGCAGGTTCCCACACACATTGTTGATTATTCTG ctaCGGAGCAGACGGATGATCAGCTGAAAGAAGAAATTCAAAAAGCCCATGTAATTTGTGTAGTTTATGCTGTTGATGACGATGACACACTTGACAGGGTTGCTAATTACTGGTTACCGCTTATCAGAAAGTACTCCTCCAGCAATAGATGTCCTGTCGTGCTGGTTGGAAATAAAATAGATCTTGTCGACTACTCAAATATTGAAGCGTACCACGCGATCATGAAGAAGTTTTCGGAGGTTGAAAGTTGCATTGAGTGTTCTGCTAAAAcgttacaaaatatttctgAAATGTTTTATTATGCACAAAAAGCTGTACTTCATCCTACAACCCCACTTTACAATGACAGTACACAagaa ctTACTGAAGAATGTAAGGTCGCTTTACaaagaatatttaaa ATATATGACTTTGACAATGACGGTTTATTAAATGACATGGAGCTAAATGCTTTTCAACAATCGTGTTTTAATACACCACTGCAGCCACAAGTACTTGAAGATGTCAAGGCAGttctttcaaaaaatatcaGCGATGGTACTTGCAACGGCTGTGTTACTATGAAAGGTTTTATGTATTTGCAGTGTTTATTTATACAACGTGGGAGAAATGAAACAACATGGGCTGCTTTGAGAAAATTCGGCTATGACAATGAATTACAAATGTCTAAAGAGTATATTCACCCTCc CTTGAAAGTACCGCAAGGATGTACAACGGAGTTGTCTCACAAGGGAcaagaatttttaacaatattgtttATGCAGCATGATAGAGATCGTGACGGTGCTTTATCACCCTCTGAGATGGAATCATTGTTTTCACGTTGCGTAACTCCGCCATGGGAAGATGAGTATAAATATACAGTAGCGACTAATAAGAAG ggtTGGATAACTTATCAAGGGTACATGTGTCAATGGGCACTAATAACTCTAACCAATGTACGTAAAACACTCGAATACATGGCGTATCTCggttataatatatttaatgatgaaTGTCAAACGAGTGCAGTGACTGTTacaagagagaaaaaattagatCTCGCTAAAAAGCAGTCCAGTCGTAATGTTTACACTTGTCATGTAATTGGACCAAAGAGTAGTGGTAAAACGACACTGTGCAGGAGTTTTGTTGATCCTAAACTTGag aaattaaataatgataatgtaCCATCAAATGCAAATGTTACGGCAAATACAGTACACGTTTATGGCcaagaaaaaacaattattttacgagatataaatataatgaacGTTCAAGATGCCTTGACTCCCGCACAAATTCAATGTGATGCAGCAGCACTTGTATATGATGCAAGTAATCCTAAATCTTTTGAATACATTGCGCGAATTTACATt AAATATTTTGCTGATAGCAAAATACCTGTATTAATAATAGCGAATAAAAGTGATTTGTCAGAAATCAAACAAGAGTATTTACTGCAACCAGCAAGCTTTTGTAACAAGTACAAATTGATGCCACCGCAGCCGTACAGTGTTACGCGAACAGTTAGGCctgaaatatttgttaaattagcAACAATGGCAGCATTTcc CCGCTTTCAAGCAGCGTGggtattattttacaaacacAG ACACATGAAGCAGTTCGGATTGATGCAAGGCGACTCAGTAGTTTGGTGGAAAGCTGGATTAGGACTTGCAGCAGCTACCGTTGCTGGTTTTATTATGATGAAAGTCTTCAATTCAGAAAAAAGATAG
- the LOC123273163 gene encoding mitochondrial Rho GTPase isoform X1, whose product MVQRPVAPRRNVRILLIGDQGVGKTSLILSLVSEEYAEDVPKKAEEITIPADVTPEQVPTHIVDYSATEQTDDQLKEEIQKAHVICVVYAVDDDDTLDRVANYWLPLIRKYSSSNRCPVVLVGNKIDLVDYSNIEAYHAIMKKFSEVESCIECSAKTLQNISEMFYYAQKAVLHPTTPLYNDSTQELTEECKVALQRIFKIYDFDNDGLLNDMELNAFQQSCFNTPLQPQVLEDVKAVLSKNISDGTCNGCVTMKGFMYLQCLFIQRGRNETTWAALRKFGYDNELQMSKEYIHPPLKVPQGCTTELSHKGQEFLTILFMQHDRDRDGALSPSEMESLFSRCVTPPWEDEYKYTVATNKKGWITYQGYMCQWALITLTNVRKTLEYMAYLGYNIFNDECQTSAVTVTREKKLDLAKKQSSRNVYTCHVIGPKSSGKTTLCRSFVDPKLEKLNNDNVPSNANVTANTVHVYGQEKTIILRDINIMNVQDALTPAQIQCDAAALVYDASNPKSFEYIARIYIKYFADSKIPVLIIANKSDLSEIKQEYLLQPASFCNKYKLMPPQPYSVTRTVRPEIFVKLATMAAFPRFQAAWVLFYKHSTFRRMVHMLLDNPSPSQWWSSFTRHMKQFGLMQGDSVVWWKAGLGLAAATVAGFIMMKVFNSEKR is encoded by the exons ATGGTACAACGACCGGTTGCACCGAGACGTAATGTCAGGATACTCCTGATCGGCGATCAAGGAGTCGGCAAGACCTCCCTGATTCTGTCATTGGTCAGCGAGGAGTATGCTGAGGATGTTCCTAAGAAGGCTGAAGAAATTACAATACCTGCTGATGTTACGCCTGAGCAGGTTCCCACACACATTGTTGATTATTCTG ctaCGGAGCAGACGGATGATCAGCTGAAAGAAGAAATTCAAAAAGCCCATGTAATTTGTGTAGTTTATGCTGTTGATGACGATGACACACTTGACAGGGTTGCTAATTACTGGTTACCGCTTATCAGAAAGTACTCCTCCAGCAATAGATGTCCTGTCGTGCTGGTTGGAAATAAAATAGATCTTGTCGACTACTCAAATATTGAAGCGTACCACGCGATCATGAAGAAGTTTTCGGAGGTTGAAAGTTGCATTGAGTGTTCTGCTAAAAcgttacaaaatatttctgAAATGTTTTATTATGCACAAAAAGCTGTACTTCATCCTACAACCCCACTTTACAATGACAGTACACAagaa ctTACTGAAGAATGTAAGGTCGCTTTACaaagaatatttaaa ATATATGACTTTGACAATGACGGTTTATTAAATGACATGGAGCTAAATGCTTTTCAACAATCGTGTTTTAATACACCACTGCAGCCACAAGTACTTGAAGATGTCAAGGCAGttctttcaaaaaatatcaGCGATGGTACTTGCAACGGCTGTGTTACTATGAAAGGTTTTATGTATTTGCAGTGTTTATTTATACAACGTGGGAGAAATGAAACAACATGGGCTGCTTTGAGAAAATTCGGCTATGACAATGAATTACAAATGTCTAAAGAGTATATTCACCCTCc CTTGAAAGTACCGCAAGGATGTACAACGGAGTTGTCTCACAAGGGAcaagaatttttaacaatattgtttATGCAGCATGATAGAGATCGTGACGGTGCTTTATCACCCTCTGAGATGGAATCATTGTTTTCACGTTGCGTAACTCCGCCATGGGAAGATGAGTATAAATATACAGTAGCGACTAATAAGAAG ggtTGGATAACTTATCAAGGGTACATGTGTCAATGGGCACTAATAACTCTAACCAATGTACGTAAAACACTCGAATACATGGCGTATCTCggttataatatatttaatgatgaaTGTCAAACGAGTGCAGTGACTGTTacaagagagaaaaaattagatCTCGCTAAAAAGCAGTCCAGTCGTAATGTTTACACTTGTCATGTAATTGGACCAAAGAGTAGTGGTAAAACGACACTGTGCAGGAGTTTTGTTGATCCTAAACTTGag aaattaaataatgataatgtaCCATCAAATGCAAATGTTACGGCAAATACAGTACACGTTTATGGCcaagaaaaaacaattattttacgagatataaatataatgaacGTTCAAGATGCCTTGACTCCCGCACAAATTCAATGTGATGCAGCAGCACTTGTATATGATGCAAGTAATCCTAAATCTTTTGAATACATTGCGCGAATTTACATt AAATATTTTGCTGATAGCAAAATACCTGTATTAATAATAGCGAATAAAAGTGATTTGTCAGAAATCAAACAAGAGTATTTACTGCAACCAGCAAGCTTTTGTAACAAGTACAAATTGATGCCACCGCAGCCGTACAGTGTTACGCGAACAGTTAGGCctgaaatatttgttaaattagcAACAATGGCAGCATTTcc CCGCTTTCAAGCAGCGTGggtattattttacaaacacAG CACTTTTCGACGTATGGTCCACATGTTGCTTGACAATCCTTCACCAAGTCAATGGTGGAGTTCTTTTACAAG ACACATGAAGCAGTTCGGATTGATGCAAGGCGACTCAGTAGTTTGGTGGAAAGCTGGATTAGGACTTGCAGCAGCTACCGTTGCTGGTTTTATTATGATGAAAGTCTTCAATTCAGAAAAAAGATAG